The following proteins come from a genomic window of Gossypium raimondii isolate GPD5lz chromosome 5, ASM2569854v1, whole genome shotgun sequence:
- the LOC105766074 gene encoding uncharacterized protein LOC105766074 isoform X1, whose protein sequence is MKIHEVWVVKRIIWYQILYQGYCTFSSLPSFNSVQVNFIPIPKMASPICFYLLFLSLLSQTQLSFSTTHTPIDHGRPLVTSIADVHDLLPKYGLPKGIVPNNVKSYTLSSTGDFTIELESTCYVQFDDLVYYDKTISGKLSYGAVHDVSGIQAKKLFLWLPVTAIEVNGKSGMVQFFVGAFSKEFPAVQFEDIPVCRRKAVLRADLFASM, encoded by the coding sequence ATGAAAATTCATGAAGTTTGGGTAGTGAAAAGAATCATCTGGTACCAAATTTTATATCAAGGCTATTGCACATTTTCTTCCCTGCCAAGTTTCAACTCTGTCCAAGTCAATTTCATCCCCATCCCAAAAATGGCATCTCCAATCTGCTTCTACCTTCTTTTCCTCTCCCTCCTCTCTCAAACCCAACTCTCCTTTTCCACTACCCACACACCAATCGATCACGGCCGTCCATTGGTCACCTCAATCGCTGATGTGCACGATCTGCTGCCAAAGTACGGCCTTCCTAAGGGTATCGTTCCCAACAACGTCAAGTCTTACACCCTTTCATCCACCGGAGACTTCACCATAGAGTTAGAAAGCACCTGCTATGTTCAGTTTGATGACCTTGTTTACTATGACAAAACCATCAGTGGAAAGCTAAGTTACGGGGCTGTGCACGATGTGTCTGGGATTCAAGCTAAGAAGCTCTTCTTATGGTTGCCTGTTACTGCGATTGAGGTTAATGGTAAATCAGGTATGGTTCAGTTCTTCGTTGGAGCTTTTTCTAAGGAGTTTCCAGCTGTACAGTTTGAAGATATTCCAGTTTGTAGGAGGAAGGCTGTTCTGAGGGCTGACCTGTTTGCTTCTATGTGA
- the LOC105766074 gene encoding uncharacterized protein LOC105766074 isoform X2, which translates to MKIHEVWVVKRIIWYQILYQGYCTFSSLPSFNSVQVNFIPIPKMASPICFYLLFLSLLSQTQLSFSTTHTPIDHGRPLVTSIADVHDLLPKYGLPKGIVPNNVKSYTLSSTGDFTIELESTCYVQFDDLVYYDKTISGKLSYGAVHDVSGIQAKKLFLWLPVTAIEVNGKSGGRLF; encoded by the exons ATGAAAATTCATGAAGTTTGGGTAGTGAAAAGAATCATCTGGTACCAAATTTTATATCAAGGCTATTGCACATTTTCTTCCCTGCCAAGTTTCAACTCTGTCCAAGTCAATTTCATCCCCATCCCAAAAATGGCATCTCCAATCTGCTTCTACCTTCTTTTCCTCTCCCTCCTCTCTCAAACCCAACTCTCCTTTTCCACTACCCACACACCAATCGATCACGGCCGTCCATTGGTCACCTCAATCGCTGATGTGCACGATCTGCTGCCAAAGTACGGCCTTCCTAAGGGTATCGTTCCCAACAACGTCAAGTCTTACACCCTTTCATCCACCGGAGACTTCACCATAGAGTTAGAAAGCACCTGCTATGTTCAGTTTGATGACCTTGTTTACTATGACAAAACCATCAGTGGAAAGCTAAGTTACGGGGCTGTGCACGATGTGTCTGGGATTCAAGCTAAGAAGCTCTTCTTATGGTTGCCTGTTACTGCGATTGAGGTTAATGGTAAATCAG GAGGAAGGCTGTTCTGA